A region of Thermorudis peleae DNA encodes the following proteins:
- a CDS encoding acyl-CoA dehydrogenase family protein: MTGGEALLSDELRMVRTTVEELLRRLEPKREEYYRQIFDEVEYPQELWDKAAELGLLGALIPEQYGGTGMGLLPLTVAVETFASHALGNTMVMLTAMDTAAILEAGTEEQKQRWLPAIARGQRCLAFAITEPDAGTNTFRIRTLARRDGDGYRLNGQKAWITGVDRAQSVLVVARTLSYEEVQRRGLPRSAGLGLFFVDPRAPGVTLQEMDTVGIEGFRQYFVFFDDVFVPAEDRLGSDEQGLTPLFAALNVERILTAALCLGMTEYALRAAAAYAKERKVFDDTPIGAYQAVQHPLARLAVLHEAARLLTYRAAKAYDDGVPGREVGLHAAMAKYLASEVTFDAFDRAIQTHGGNGFVKGYHLIQMLAPARLFKTAPINNEMLLNYIAEHALGLPRSY; the protein is encoded by the coding sequence ATGACAGGCGGAGAAGCGCTGCTCAGTGACGAGCTGCGAATGGTACGCACGACTGTTGAAGAGCTGTTACGGCGACTCGAGCCAAAGCGTGAGGAATATTACCGCCAGATTTTCGACGAGGTTGAATATCCACAAGAACTCTGGGACAAGGCCGCCGAGTTAGGTCTCCTCGGTGCGCTCATCCCAGAGCAATACGGCGGCACGGGCATGGGGTTACTGCCGTTGACCGTCGCTGTTGAAACCTTCGCAAGCCACGCGCTCGGCAATACCATGGTGATGCTAACGGCGATGGACACAGCCGCCATTCTCGAAGCAGGCACGGAGGAACAGAAACAGCGCTGGTTGCCAGCCATTGCCCGCGGGCAGCGCTGCTTGGCCTTTGCGATCACCGAACCCGACGCTGGCACAAACACCTTCCGGATTCGCACGCTCGCACGGCGTGATGGTGATGGCTACCGACTCAATGGACAAAAAGCCTGGATTACTGGCGTCGACCGCGCCCAGAGCGTGCTTGTGGTAGCACGGACGCTGTCATATGAAGAAGTGCAACGCCGTGGTCTACCGCGGAGCGCTGGACTTGGGTTGTTCTTTGTTGACCCTCGTGCCCCTGGAGTTACCCTCCAGGAGATGGATACCGTTGGTATTGAAGGGTTTCGCCAATACTTCGTTTTCTTCGATGACGTCTTTGTCCCAGCTGAAGACCGTCTCGGTAGTGACGAACAGGGGCTGACGCCGCTGTTCGCGGCCTTGAACGTCGAACGCATCCTCACAGCCGCGCTGTGTCTTGGTATGACGGAGTACGCCTTGCGGGCAGCAGCAGCGTACGCCAAAGAGCGCAAGGTGTTTGACGACACGCCGATTGGTGCGTACCAAGCCGTGCAACATCCGCTTGCTCGGCTTGCTGTCTTGCACGAGGCCGCTCGGCTCCTAACGTACCGGGCCGCCAAGGCCTATGACGATGGCGTGCCAGGGCGTGAGGTCGGGCTGCATGCCGCTATGGCCAAATATCTCGCCTCGGAAGTGACCTTTGATGCCTTCGACCGGGCTATCCAGACGCATGGCGGCAATGGATTCGTTAAAGGCTATCACCTGATTCAGATGCTCGCGCCAGCTCGGCTCTTCAAGACGGCACCGATCAACAACGAAATGTTACTGAACTACATAGCCGAACACGCTCTTGGGCTCCCACGCTCCTACTAA
- a CDS encoding biotin/lipoyl-containing protein — MQVTASMSGIVSRICVQPGDVVQPGDTVVVLESMKMEVTVATEHGGVVKDVRVREGEFVDEGAVLVELDAGEPA, encoded by the coding sequence ATGCAGGTGACCGCGAGTATGAGCGGGATTGTCTCCCGAATTTGTGTCCAGCCTGGCGATGTCGTCCAGCCAGGAGACACGGTCGTTGTCCTTGAATCGATGAAGATGGAGGTTACCGTCGCGACTGAACATGGTGGTGTGGTCAAGGATGTACGTGTTCGGGAAGGTGAGTTTGTCGACGAAGGGGCAGTGCTCGTTGAGCTCGATGCTGGTGAGCCTGCATAG
- a CDS encoding acetyl-CoA carboxylase biotin carboxylase subunit — protein sequence MSYFRKILIANRGEVARRIIRTCRRLGIATVAIYSEADHDLPFVREADEAVLIGPPPARESYLAIDKILDVAQSTGAEAVHPGYGFLSENPVFAARCVERGLVFIGPRPEAIAAMGSKIGARRFMRQAGVPVLPGWDEPLTDLDQARAVAAQLGYPLMLKASAGGGGIGMQYLSSETELIQAFDSARERAQRYFRDGTLFFERVIPHARHIEVQIARDVHGNGVHLFERECSVQRRHQKVIEETPSPFLTPERRAALCAAALRGIEALDYTNLGTIEFLFDQAGQFYFLEMNTRLQVEHPITEEVTGLDLVELQLRIAAGLPLGLNQHEIRQRGHAIECRVYAEDPRTFLPSPGQITRLELPPGARYEFGVEAGNRMTPYYDPLVGKVIVWAETRDAAIEQMRAVLDGIVIEGIKTNVPLLRELMHDPAFCSGMYDTTLLAARTG from the coding sequence GTGTCGTACTTCCGCAAGATCTTGATCGCCAACCGCGGCGAAGTTGCCCGCCGGATCATTCGTACCTGCCGTCGACTTGGTATTGCAACCGTTGCCATCTATTCCGAAGCCGACCATGATCTGCCATTCGTCCGCGAAGCTGATGAGGCGGTGCTGATCGGGCCGCCTCCAGCCCGTGAAAGCTATCTGGCGATTGACAAGATCCTTGATGTTGCCCAATCGACCGGAGCTGAAGCTGTTCATCCTGGCTATGGCTTTCTTTCAGAGAATCCCGTCTTTGCTGCTCGGTGTGTTGAGCGAGGACTCGTGTTCATCGGCCCTCGTCCCGAAGCGATCGCGGCAATGGGGAGCAAGATCGGCGCTCGTCGCTTTATGCGCCAAGCTGGCGTGCCGGTGCTGCCTGGCTGGGATGAGCCGCTGACGGATCTGGATCAGGCACGCGCAGTAGCTGCCCAGCTCGGTTATCCCCTCATGCTGAAGGCCAGCGCGGGCGGGGGTGGCATTGGCATGCAGTACCTTTCCTCTGAGACAGAGCTTATTCAAGCGTTTGACTCAGCGCGCGAGCGCGCACAGCGCTATTTTCGCGATGGCACGCTCTTCTTTGAACGTGTCATCCCACATGCCCGGCACATCGAAGTGCAGATTGCTCGCGATGTGCATGGGAATGGCGTTCACCTCTTCGAACGCGAATGTTCGGTTCAGCGTCGGCACCAGAAAGTCATTGAGGAGACGCCGTCGCCATTCCTCACGCCAGAACGGCGTGCGGCACTGTGTGCTGCCGCCCTACGGGGGATTGAAGCTCTCGACTACACGAACCTTGGTACCATTGAATTCTTGTTTGACCAAGCAGGGCAGTTCTATTTCCTTGAAATGAACACGCGCTTGCAGGTTGAGCATCCGATCACGGAGGAGGTGACGGGCCTCGACCTCGTTGAGTTGCAGCTGCGGATTGCTGCTGGCTTGCCGCTTGGCCTAAACCAGCATGAGATCCGCCAGCGTGGACATGCTATCGAGTGCCGAGTCTATGCTGAAGACCCTCGGACGTTCTTGCCCTCGCCCGGCCAGATTACACGCCTCGAATTGCCACCTGGCGCCCGATATGAGTTCGGCGTCGAGGCTGGTAATCGAATGACGCCGTACTATGATCCGCTGGTTGGTAAAGTCATTGTTTGGGCTGAGACCCGTGATGCGGCAATTGAACAGATGCGGGCTGTGCTTGATGGCATAGTCATTGAGGGAATTAAGACCAACGTGCCGCTCTTGCGGGAACTCATGCATGATCCAGCGTTTTGCTCGGGTATGTACGATACGACCCTGCTTGCGGCGCGCACTGGATAA
- a CDS encoding acyl-CoA thioesterase: MLEASVPFEVTWGDVDPSGFIYYPAIFRYVTQAEAALWRSIGFSALSMINQGYANPRVHVEADYHTPLVVDDIGTCRVWLSRIGRSSLRLDFALTKQGESEPAVTGHLVMVMIDFATKRPIPIPEPVRQAIAAVAPELFVPTT; the protein is encoded by the coding sequence GTGCTAGAAGCGAGCGTACCGTTTGAAGTGACGTGGGGCGATGTCGATCCTTCAGGCTTTATCTACTACCCGGCAATCTTCCGTTACGTTACGCAAGCAGAAGCAGCGTTGTGGCGGAGCATTGGCTTTTCAGCTTTGTCGATGATCAATCAGGGATACGCCAATCCACGCGTCCACGTCGAGGCAGACTATCATACGCCGCTTGTTGTCGACGACATCGGCACCTGCCGGGTATGGCTTAGCCGCATCGGACGCTCGTCACTCCGGCTCGATTTCGCCCTCACCAAACAAGGGGAAAGCGAGCCAGCCGTTACTGGCCACCTCGTGATGGTCATGATCGACTTTGCAACAAAACGGCCGATTCCGATCCCTGAGCCAGTCCGGCAGGCGATCGCTGCTGTTGCGCCTGAACTCTTCGTCCCCACGACCTAA
- the menH gene encoding 2-succinyl-6-hydroxy-2,4-cyclohexadiene-1-carboxylate synthase has product MEPTTRLVTVRGIPFSLQTAGTGPGLLLLHGFTGSSATWAAFLPEWSTQYQVLAPDLIGHGQSAAPTDPARYTLEEAVDDLLALLDTLGIDQCIVLGYSLGGRLALTFAVHAPARVSALILESTSPGIADPSERAARKAQDEALAAMIEERGIAWFVEYWEQQPLFASQARLPADVRARIRAERLAQRPSGLAHSLRGMGTGVMTPLWDHLPQLDLPVLLIVGAFDTKYVTIGQSMAAQLPHAELVIVPDAGHAVHVEQPEIFQNLVSTFLQRVTSPR; this is encoded by the coding sequence ATGGAGCCCACAACACGCCTGGTTACTGTTCGAGGGATACCATTTTCCCTTCAGACGGCCGGTACTGGACCAGGGTTGCTTCTTCTCCACGGCTTTACTGGCAGCAGCGCAACGTGGGCCGCGTTTTTGCCAGAGTGGTCAACACAATATCAGGTGCTTGCTCCCGATTTAATCGGCCATGGGCAGAGTGCTGCTCCAACCGATCCCGCACGCTACACGCTTGAAGAAGCAGTAGACGACTTGCTCGCCTTGCTGGACACGCTCGGTATCGACCAATGTATTGTGCTGGGCTACTCACTTGGTGGTCGCCTCGCGCTCACATTTGCCGTGCATGCGCCAGCGCGTGTAAGCGCGCTCATCCTCGAGAGCACATCACCTGGCATCGCTGATCCCAGCGAACGAGCGGCTCGTAAGGCCCAGGACGAGGCCCTCGCGGCCATGATTGAAGAACGGGGTATTGCCTGGTTCGTCGAATACTGGGAACAGCAACCCCTTTTCGCTTCGCAGGCGCGCTTACCGGCTGATGTCCGTGCTCGGATTCGCGCCGAACGGCTGGCGCAGCGCCCGAGCGGGCTCGCACATAGCCTACGCGGTATGGGCACTGGTGTGATGACACCGCTCTGGGATCACTTGCCACAACTGGATCTGCCGGTCCTCCTCATCGTCGGCGCGTTTGACACCAAGTACGTCACGATTGGTCAGAGCATGGCAGCGCAACTCCCGCATGCTGAGCTTGTCATCGTGCCGGACGCTGGCCATGCCGTTCATGTCGAGCAACCCGAGATCTTCCAGAACCTAGTTAGCACGTTCCTCCAACGAGTCACGTCACCCAGGTGA
- the menD gene encoding 2-succinyl-5-enolpyruvyl-6-hydroxy-3-cyclohexene-1-carboxylic-acid synthase has translation MSADPRALAAFVGSFLDELARNGVQHLCFAPGSRSTPLVMQAARLGQLRLWDHLDERSAAFFALGMAKALHEPVALVCTSGTAAANFLPAIVEASASHIPLLVLTADRPPEVRDWGAAQTIDQIRLYGPFVKWFVDVPLPEHHPEILRYARALAARAVMTARACPPGPVHLNFPFREPLIPATDGIALHDGRQQTDDTNRPSVCGWPAVLMADPLAVAQVVERIRAHRRGLIIAGPQPDPQLGPAIVKLASVAGYPILADPLSQVRAGPHVDTLVLDAYDALLRDETLRYLLRPDFVLRVGAIPTSKALWQFLEGQPAADHVLVDPAGWPDPSHLAHELIQAPPTPFCQAVADALANNQPPLDITWVKQWQEADRAARTALNAALAAMPEIAEPRLFFELAQLLPEGATLFVGNSMPVRDLDSFFPATTRSLRIVANRGVNGIDGVVSTALGVAAVSSEPVVLVIGDLSFYHDMNGLLAARRHALRATIMLLNNDGGGIFSFLPQAAYPDHFELLFGTPHGLDFRHAAALYGLHYVTPNSWPAFQSALRDSLASPGVTVIELRTERARNVALHRALWSQAIAAGRDALAAVATRSAG, from the coding sequence ATGAGCGCTGATCCACGGGCCCTCGCAGCGTTTGTTGGTTCGTTCCTTGATGAGCTTGCTCGGAACGGCGTGCAGCATCTCTGCTTTGCTCCTGGATCACGCTCAACTCCGCTGGTCATGCAGGCAGCTCGCCTTGGACAGCTGCGGCTGTGGGACCATCTTGACGAACGATCCGCCGCATTCTTCGCCCTCGGCATGGCCAAGGCACTGCACGAGCCTGTTGCACTTGTCTGCACGAGTGGCACGGCTGCGGCAAATTTCTTGCCAGCCATTGTCGAAGCCTCTGCGAGCCACATCCCCTTGCTCGTTCTGACGGCCGATCGCCCACCGGAAGTACGTGACTGGGGCGCAGCACAGACAATCGACCAGATACGGCTCTACGGTCCATTCGTCAAATGGTTTGTGGACGTTCCACTGCCAGAGCACCATCCTGAGATCCTCCGCTATGCCCGTGCACTAGCAGCCCGTGCTGTGATGACGGCACGTGCCTGCCCGCCGGGTCCGGTCCATCTCAACTTCCCGTTTCGCGAGCCACTGATCCCTGCAACTGACGGCATTGCCCTCCACGACGGTCGCCAACAGACCGATGACACGAACCGGCCATCCGTCTGTGGCTGGCCAGCAGTGCTAATGGCCGATCCGCTTGCTGTGGCACAGGTTGTAGAACGGATTCGCGCACACCGGCGCGGCCTGATCATCGCCGGGCCGCAACCTGACCCACAGCTTGGGCCAGCAATCGTCAAACTGGCAAGCGTAGCTGGCTATCCGATTCTCGCTGATCCGCTTTCACAGGTACGAGCTGGCCCGCACGTGGATACGCTTGTTCTTGACGCCTATGACGCGCTTCTACGTGATGAGACGCTGCGTTACCTGCTCAGGCCAGACTTCGTGCTGCGCGTGGGTGCTATTCCGACATCGAAGGCGCTCTGGCAGTTCTTGGAAGGGCAACCAGCAGCCGACCATGTCCTCGTCGACCCTGCAGGCTGGCCCGATCCCTCCCACCTGGCACATGAACTTATCCAGGCACCGCCGACGCCATTCTGCCAGGCGGTCGCTGATGCCTTAGCCAATAACCAGCCACCCCTGGACATTACTTGGGTCAAGCAATGGCAGGAGGCTGATCGGGCAGCCCGAACAGCTCTCAATGCAGCACTTGCTGCAATGCCGGAGATCGCTGAACCACGCCTCTTCTTTGAGTTGGCTCAGTTACTTCCAGAGGGTGCGACCCTGTTTGTCGGCAACAGCATGCCGGTACGAGACCTCGATAGCTTCTTCCCAGCAACCACCCGCTCACTGCGCATCGTGGCGAATCGTGGTGTCAATGGCATTGACGGTGTTGTCTCAACAGCACTTGGGGTCGCCGCGGTCAGTTCGGAGCCGGTTGTGCTCGTCATCGGCGATCTCTCGTTTTATCACGATATGAACGGCTTACTTGCCGCTCGACGTCACGCGCTTCGCGCGACGATCATGCTGCTCAACAACGATGGTGGCGGGATTTTCTCATTCTTGCCCCAGGCAGCCTATCCCGACCATTTCGAATTGCTCTTCGGTACGCCGCACGGCCTCGACTTCCGCCATGCCGCGGCACTCTATGGGCTCCACTATGTTACGCCGAATTCCTGGCCAGCTTTCCAGTCAGCCCTTCGTGACAGTCTTGCTAGCCCAGGGGTTACAGTCATCGAATTGCGCACTGAGCGAGCACGGAACGTCGCACTGCACCGTGCGCTTTGGTCGCAGGCGATCGCCGCTGGCCGCGACGCCCTTGCTGCTGTCGCCACTCGATCAGCCGGCTAG
- a CDS encoding isochorismate synthase, which translates to MTHHALTLTEAIVCTQRVVAPFDPICRFLAAPSVWRFLWLQPTEGLHIVAYGIADMLPTWPTGDRARAIQEALAAIQVALPGLPLNGPLLIGGRSFDPTSSGTAGTAPWENFPPGLLVLPKHLAIGTQEQAWELTITGQLPIEHAWSVSPQTDVSTRANTNQMLSFAAWTQLIARAQAAMRAGILEKVVLARAVVERPTVTLEHTLRWLTAAYPTCTICALGWGDAFFLSATPERLVRVQGQHIETMALAGSAPRGTTPADDAAKAAALLASAKDRHEHQLVVEAIRDELAPLCRELTISPAPSVLTMPNVQHLATPISGTLNSTATIFDLVDRLHPTPAVGGQPRAAALAFLRANEPIARGWYAGTLGWIDARGSGDFVVTLRSALLRGGVAWLYAGCGIVAASQPDSEWEETELKLRPMRAALGVLADER; encoded by the coding sequence ATGACCCACCATGCCCTTACGCTCACCGAGGCAATCGTCTGCACGCAGCGCGTCGTAGCCCCCTTTGATCCTATCTGCCGATTCCTTGCTGCACCGTCCGTGTGGCGTTTCCTCTGGCTTCAGCCGACTGAAGGACTGCACATCGTCGCGTACGGTATTGCTGATATGCTGCCCACTTGGCCGACTGGCGACCGCGCGCGAGCAATCCAGGAAGCACTCGCAGCCATACAGGTTGCACTGCCTGGTCTGCCGCTCAACGGGCCACTCCTCATCGGCGGCCGATCGTTTGATCCTACTTCTTCTGGTACTGCTGGTACTGCCCCTTGGGAGAACTTTCCTCCAGGGTTGCTCGTGTTGCCCAAGCACCTTGCAATTGGCACGCAGGAACAGGCATGGGAGCTGACGATCACGGGGCAGTTGCCGATCGAGCACGCGTGGTCAGTCTCACCGCAAACAGATGTCAGCACGCGTGCCAATACGAACCAGATGCTCTCCTTCGCAGCGTGGACACAACTAATTGCGCGCGCACAAGCAGCGATGCGCGCCGGTATCCTCGAAAAAGTCGTGTTAGCCCGCGCTGTCGTTGAACGTCCAACAGTCACGCTCGAGCATACGCTTCGTTGGCTTACAGCCGCCTACCCAACCTGCACCATCTGTGCACTCGGCTGGGGCGATGCCTTCTTTCTGAGTGCGACACCCGAACGTCTCGTCCGAGTACAGGGTCAGCATATCGAAACGATGGCACTTGCGGGATCAGCACCGCGCGGCACCACGCCAGCCGATGACGCCGCAAAGGCAGCGGCATTACTTGCCAGCGCGAAAGATCGCCATGAGCATCAGCTCGTTGTCGAGGCGATTCGTGACGAGCTGGCTCCGCTCTGCCGCGAACTCACCATTTCCCCAGCACCATCAGTGCTCACGATGCCGAATGTCCAGCATCTGGCTACCCCCATTTCGGGAACACTCAATAGCACAGCAACGATTTTTGACCTTGTCGATCGGCTGCACCCAACACCGGCTGTGGGTGGCCAACCTCGCGCAGCGGCGCTCGCCTTCCTGCGTGCGAACGAGCCAATTGCTCGTGGCTGGTATGCGGGGACGCTCGGCTGGATCGATGCAAGAGGATCTGGGGATTTCGTCGTCACACTCCGCTCAGCCCTTCTCCGCGGCGGAGTCGCGTGGCTTTATGCGGGTTGTGGCATTGTTGCCGCCTCTCAGCCGGACAGCGAGTGGGAAGAGACAGAGCTGAAACTGCGGCCGATGCGTGCTGCCCTGGGAGTGTTAGCTGATGAGCGCTGA
- a CDS encoding TetR/AcrR family transcriptional regulator, giving the protein MAPASQARARARRERILDAALAVFTNRGYHDAAMDEIAEEAATSKGGLYFHFPNKQAVFLALIDRLGTQLLERAEAAITAETDPGRQLDAALAVVLHTFANHRSLTRLFLVDALGTGPEIRHALLQMHDRVIALIARSLDAAIAAGTLPAMDSWLIATAWFGALHEVVLRWALTGEPARLEDAYPTIRACLRRSVGLPVGPDETNDERQRNA; this is encoded by the coding sequence GTGGCACCAGCCAGCCAAGCTCGTGCTCGTGCTCGCCGCGAGCGCATTCTCGATGCAGCACTGGCAGTCTTCACGAACCGTGGTTACCATGATGCTGCAATGGATGAGATTGCCGAAGAAGCGGCGACATCCAAAGGCGGTCTCTATTTCCACTTCCCAAACAAGCAAGCCGTCTTCCTCGCACTGATTGACCGTCTCGGTACACAACTGCTCGAGCGTGCTGAAGCGGCGATAACCGCGGAAACAGATCCTGGACGGCAACTCGACGCCGCATTGGCCGTCGTCCTGCACACGTTTGCCAACCACCGCTCCCTCACGCGGTTATTTCTCGTCGATGCTCTCGGAACAGGGCCGGAGATCCGTCACGCCCTGCTTCAGATGCATGATCGCGTCATTGCACTGATCGCACGCAGCCTCGACGCGGCGATTGCCGCTGGCACACTGCCGGCAATGGACAGCTGGCTTATCGCGACCGCGTGGTTCGGCGCATTGCATGAGGTCGTGCTTCGTTGGGCATTGACCGGCGAGCCTGCACGACTGGAGGACGCGTATCCCACGATTCGCGCTTGCCTCCGGCGCAGTGTTGGCCTTCCGGTTGGCCCTGATGAGACAAACGATGAGAGGCAGCGCAACGCATGA
- a CDS encoding glycerophosphodiester phosphodiesterase — translation MDVELGVRSGATRVTTHTSPRVIAHRGASVYAPENTVTAFVLAAELGVDMVELDLRLTSDGQPIVCHDAEVDRTTNGHGLVHEMTLAELRRLDAGYWFTRDGGATYPFRGLGIMLPTLDEVLEALPSHVGINVEIKAMPWDAADRARGQAIARWLATRCQQEPALAERLLVSSFTPSVLDVLRAHGPTIRVGLCTLPITTLAEQLDHVRSAGYDALHPMDTQCDAELALILPTAHAAGIAVNIWTVDTGPRIAALAALGVDGIITDVPDVAVRTVRQLQHRR, via the coding sequence ATGGATGTCGAGCTGGGGGTACGGTCTGGAGCAACGCGAGTGACGACACACACATCACCCCGGGTGATTGCACACCGTGGCGCGTCAGTCTATGCGCCGGAGAACACCGTGACCGCATTTGTGCTGGCTGCCGAGCTTGGCGTTGACATGGTCGAACTCGACCTGCGTCTCACCAGCGACGGGCAGCCGATCGTCTGTCACGATGCTGAAGTTGATCGAACCACCAACGGCCATGGCCTTGTCCACGAGATGACGTTGGCTGAGCTCCGACGGCTCGACGCAGGATACTGGTTCACGCGCGATGGTGGGGCAACGTATCCCTTCCGTGGATTAGGGATCATGCTCCCAACGCTTGACGAGGTGCTCGAGGCGCTCCCCAGTCATGTTGGCATCAACGTGGAAATCAAGGCCATGCCTTGGGACGCCGCCGACCGCGCCCGTGGGCAAGCTATCGCCCGTTGGCTTGCCACGCGCTGTCAACAAGAACCGGCTCTCGCAGAGCGCCTCCTCGTCTCATCGTTCACGCCATCCGTCCTTGACGTCCTGCGAGCACATGGTCCCACTATTCGCGTTGGTCTCTGCACCTTGCCAATCACGACACTCGCTGAACAACTCGACCACGTCCGCAGCGCTGGGTACGACGCCCTCCATCCGATGGATACCCAGTGCGACGCGGAGCTTGCCTTGATCCTCCCCACAGCCCACGCCGCTGGCATCGCGGTGAACATTTGGACCGTCGACACTGGCCCACGCATCGCTGCGCTCGCCGCGCTTGGTGTCGACGGTATCATTACCGACGTCCCAGACGTTGCGGTCCGTACCGTTCGGCAACTGCAACACCGGCGATAG
- a CDS encoding carbohydrate ABC transporter permease — MARDVVQPAAVSGLHWRAMLTWMQQKLGDWPLFVLFAGPNLVLLAIFTYWPLLYNVYLSLTSWDLIAPVKPFVGLTNYRNLAASAEFRTVLLNTAIFALGTVGGTTILGLALALLLNLRLRGRTLARAIIFAPVLLSGAAISVFWINMLDPRFGLVALPLRWLGLPVPDWLNSPHWAMVAVILVYIWQNTGFSMVLYLAGLQNIPHELYEAARIDGAGAVASFRHVTLPQLGPTTLFVLVVSVINSFQAFDLIKVLTDGGPVNATTTLLFYIYQQGFVAFNAGRAAAASIVLFVLLLGLSLLQLRLGERRVHYGG, encoded by the coding sequence ATGGCACGTGATGTTGTGCAGCCAGCGGCCGTCTCAGGACTTCACTGGCGAGCCATGCTGACCTGGATGCAGCAGAAGCTTGGCGATTGGCCGCTCTTTGTACTCTTCGCTGGTCCAAATCTTGTCTTGCTCGCCATCTTCACCTATTGGCCACTGCTCTATAACGTGTACTTAAGCTTGACAAGCTGGGATTTGATCGCTCCAGTCAAGCCTTTTGTTGGTTTGACAAACTATCGCAACCTTGCTGCCTCCGCGGAATTTCGCACAGTACTGCTTAACACCGCGATCTTCGCGCTCGGTACCGTTGGTGGAACGACCATTCTTGGGCTTGCGCTAGCGCTGTTACTGAACCTGCGTCTCCGCGGCCGAACACTTGCTCGCGCCATTATCTTCGCCCCGGTCCTGTTGAGTGGGGCAGCGATTAGCGTGTTTTGGATCAACATGCTTGATCCCCGTTTCGGGCTCGTCGCGCTACCGTTGCGTTGGCTGGGCTTGCCTGTTCCCGACTGGCTCAACTCACCGCACTGGGCCATGGTGGCGGTCATACTGGTCTACATTTGGCAAAACACTGGCTTCAGCATGGTGCTCTACCTCGCTGGCCTGCAGAACATCCCCCACGAGCTCTATGAGGCCGCGCGGATCGATGGAGCGGGTGCTGTCGCGTCGTTTCGGCATGTGACACTCCCGCAGCTTGGCCCGACAACCCTCTTCGTCCTGGTCGTATCGGTGATCAACTCCTTCCAAGCCTTCGACTTGATCAAGGTGCTAACGGACGGTGGCCCGGTCAATGCGACCACGACCTTGCTCTTCTACATCTACCAGCAGGGTTTTGTGGCCTTTAACGCTGGACGTGCTGCGGCGGCCTCGATCGTGCTGTTCGTGCTTCTCCTTGGGCTGAGTCTGCTGCAACTGCGGCTTGGTGAACGGAGAGTGCACTATGGCGGCTAA
- a CDS encoding carbohydrate ABC transporter permease, whose protein sequence is MAAKSWRLLRQLPWYGLMLVAVFAIGLPLFWVATGSLKTTREIYTFPPVWLPQHPRWDNFSAAWHAAPFGRFYLNSIIVTLADTAAKLFFALTTAYALVFLNIRGRNLVFLFVLAALFVPVQVTLLPNYLTVGRLGWINTYFGLIVPMMPVAFGTFLFRQHFRTLSREVLDAAVIDGCGHWRLLWDVVLPMSRPVAVTVGLLALVGRWNDFLWPLVVTNTVEMRTLPVGITYLYQVEGVQNWGPIFAGTLFVMVPVLLVYIVAQRWIVSGITSGAVKG, encoded by the coding sequence ATGGCGGCTAAGTCATGGCGATTGCTGCGTCAGCTGCCCTGGTATGGTCTCATGCTCGTCGCTGTGTTCGCTATTGGCTTGCCCCTCTTCTGGGTAGCGACTGGCTCACTGAAGACAACACGCGAGATCTATACCTTCCCGCCGGTGTGGCTACCTCAACATCCGCGGTGGGACAACTTTTCTGCTGCCTGGCATGCTGCTCCATTCGGGCGGTTCTATCTGAATAGCATCATCGTGACACTAGCTGACACTGCCGCCAAGCTCTTCTTTGCGCTTACCACCGCCTACGCATTGGTCTTTCTCAACATCCGTGGGCGCAACCTTGTGTTCTTGTTCGTGCTCGCTGCGCTCTTTGTGCCCGTGCAAGTTACCTTGTTGCCGAATTATCTGACTGTAGGTCGTTTGGGTTGGATCAACACCTATTTTGGCCTTATTGTCCCAATGATGCCCGTTGCTTTCGGCACATTCCTCTTCCGCCAACACTTCCGCACGCTGAGCCGCGAAGTGCTTGATGCAGCCGTCATCGATGGCTGTGGGCACTGGCGATTGCTGTGGGATGTTGTCTTACCGATGTCGCGTCCAGTTGCTGTGACAGTCGGACTCTTAGCGTTAGTCGGACGCTGGAATGACTTTCTCTGGCCGTTAGTCGTGACCAATACCGTTGAGATGCGGACATTACCAGTCGGCATCACCTATCTCTACCAGGTCGAAGGTGTGCAGAACTGGGGGCCGATCTTCGCCGGAACCCTCTTTGTCATGGTGCCAGTGCTTCTGGTCTACATCGTCGCCCAACGCTGGATCGTCAGTGGGATCACTAGTGGGGCTGTGAAGGGATAG